In Serratia sp. FDAARGOS_506, a genomic segment contains:
- a CDS encoding L-alanine exporter AlaE — translation MLSPAAHWRSAAADTFALVVYCFIAGMAIEVLISGMSFQQSLSSRLLSIPVNILIAWPYGRYRDLFIRTARRCPRGQFVLRNLADLLAYVSFQSPVYAAILWSVGADGQQMLAAVTSNALVSMAMGVVYGYFLEYCRRLFRVAGYV, via the coding sequence ATGCTTTCGCCCGCCGCTCACTGGCGTAGCGCCGCTGCCGATACGTTCGCACTGGTGGTGTACTGCTTTATCGCCGGCATGGCGATAGAAGTGTTGATCTCCGGCATGAGTTTCCAGCAATCCCTCTCTTCGCGCCTGCTGTCGATCCCGGTTAACATCCTGATCGCCTGGCCTTACGGCCGCTATCGAGATCTGTTTATCCGCACGGCGCGCCGCTGCCCGCGCGGCCAGTTCGTGCTGCGCAACCTCGCCGACCTGCTGGCCTACGTCAGCTTCCAATCGCCGGTTTATGCCGCCATTCTGTGGAGCGTGGGCGCCGACGGCCAACAAATGCTGGCAGCAGTCACCAGCAATGCGCTGGTGTCCATGGCGATGGGCGTGGTGTATGGTTATTTCCTGGAATATTGCCGGCGGCTGTTCCGAGTAGCGGGCTACGTCTAA
- the mraZ gene encoding division/cell wall cluster transcriptional repressor MraZ: MFRGATMVNLDSKGRLAVPTRYRELLNEESQGQMVCTIDLHQPCLLLYPLPEWEIIEQKLSRLSSMNPAERRVQRLLLGHASECQMDSAGRLLLANTLRQHAGLTKEVMLVGQFNKFELWDEQTWYQQVKDDIDAEQSTQEPLSERLQDLSL; encoded by the coding sequence ATGTTCCGTGGAGCGACGATGGTCAACCTCGACAGTAAAGGGCGGCTTGCCGTACCTACCCGATATCGGGAATTGCTCAACGAGGAATCGCAAGGCCAAATGGTCTGTACCATTGACCTCCATCAGCCCTGCCTGCTGCTTTATCCTTTGCCCGAATGGGAAATTATTGAACAAAAATTATCACGTCTGTCGAGCATGAATCCCGCCGAGCGCCGCGTTCAGCGCCTGTTGTTGGGGCATGCCAGTGAGTGTCAGATGGATAGTGCCGGTCGTTTGCTGTTAGCCAATACGCTGCGTCAGCACGCCGGACTCACGAAAGAAGTGATGCTGGTCGGTCAGTTCAACAAGTTTGAACTGTGGGATGAACAGACCTGGTATCAACAAGTCAAGGATGATATTGACGCTGAACAGTCGACTCAGGAACCGTTGTCTGAGCGGCTACAGGACTTGTCGCTATAA